One window of Nocardioides dongkuii genomic DNA carries:
- a CDS encoding SpaH/EbpB family LPXTG-anchored major pilin: protein MSHTGRTRRRRFLTMLAAGTLTLGTALGMATGATAAPSFGNIDEDATGSIIVHKHENQVGTGAEQNPDGTGTPIPSPPVAGVEFTVYEILDADGKPVDLTVPRNWDHLDDLEVSADGKTLTGGPGAPSGPWTVGAAKDVGTTGADGTTRLDLDRIGAYVVVETDAPTSVVQRAHPFIVTIPLPFEDGWLYDVHVYPKNSLVDITKSVTAQPADGLGLGSTVSFPVTTRVPGLAPGTGFDSYVVQDVLDPRLGSVGVAGVTLDGAKVDASYYTVEVDGNTVRVVFTPAGLTWLATQADQRLVTTFEGTVESIGDGTITNEATVFVNDPTETNGLTSNTVETSWGDLVIKKTDAASPGTGLAGAQFQVYAAADPYATSCTAATPTGSPLTVDGKSTFTSDADGKISVDGLFVSDSVNEKASATTRCYVLKEVQAPAGFVTPSGDDAYTPVAVSTGATTGVDVTIENVQQVTPELPDTGGEGRAALLAAGALVLGLALTLSVATRRRAARS, encoded by the coding sequence GTGTCACACACAGGCAGGACCCGGAGGAGGCGCTTCCTCACCATGCTCGCCGCCGGGACGCTCACCCTGGGGACCGCCCTGGGGATGGCGACCGGCGCGACCGCAGCGCCCAGCTTCGGCAACATCGACGAGGACGCCACCGGCTCGATCATCGTGCACAAGCACGAGAACCAGGTCGGCACCGGCGCCGAGCAGAACCCCGACGGCACCGGGACCCCGATCCCGTCCCCGCCGGTCGCAGGCGTGGAGTTCACCGTCTACGAGATCCTCGACGCCGACGGCAAGCCCGTCGACCTCACCGTCCCCCGCAACTGGGACCACCTCGACGATCTCGAGGTGTCCGCCGACGGCAAGACCCTGACCGGTGGCCCCGGCGCGCCGAGCGGCCCGTGGACCGTCGGTGCCGCGAAGGACGTCGGCACCACCGGCGCCGACGGCACGACCCGCCTCGACCTCGACCGGATCGGCGCGTACGTCGTCGTCGAGACCGACGCGCCCACGTCCGTCGTCCAGCGGGCCCACCCGTTCATCGTCACCATCCCGCTGCCGTTCGAGGACGGCTGGCTCTACGACGTGCACGTCTACCCCAAGAACAGCCTCGTGGACATCACCAAGTCGGTCACCGCTCAGCCCGCTGACGGCCTCGGCCTGGGCAGCACGGTCTCCTTCCCGGTGACCACCCGGGTGCCCGGCCTCGCCCCCGGCACCGGCTTCGACAGCTACGTGGTGCAGGACGTCCTCGACCCGCGCCTGGGCTCGGTCGGCGTCGCAGGCGTCACCCTCGACGGCGCGAAGGTCGACGCCTCCTACTACACCGTCGAGGTCGACGGCAACACCGTGCGGGTCGTCTTCACCCCCGCCGGCCTGACCTGGCTGGCCACCCAGGCCGACCAGCGGCTCGTGACGACCTTCGAGGGCACCGTGGAGTCGATCGGCGACGGCACGATCACCAACGAGGCGACCGTGTTCGTCAACGACCCCACCGAGACCAACGGGCTCACCTCCAACACGGTCGAGACCAGCTGGGGCGACCTCGTCATCAAGAAGACCGACGCCGCCAGCCCCGGGACCGGCCTGGCGGGCGCGCAGTTCCAGGTCTACGCCGCCGCCGACCCCTACGCCACGAGCTGCACCGCGGCCACTCCCACCGGGTCGCCGCTGACCGTGGACGGGAAGTCCACCTTCACCTCGGACGCGGACGGCAAGATCTCCGTCGACGGCCTGTTCGTCAGCGACAGCGTCAACGAGAAGGCGAGCGCGACCACGCGGTGCTACGTCCTCAAGGAGGTCCAGGCCCCGGCCGGCTTCGTCACCCCGAGCGGCGACGACGCCTACACCCCGGTCGCGGTCAGCACCGGCGCCACCACCGGCGTCGACGTCACCATCGAGAACGTGCAGCAGGTCACGCCCGAGCTGCCCGACACCGGTGGTGAGGGTCGCGCGGCGCTGCTCGCGGCCGGAGCCCTCGTGCTCGGCCTGGCGCTGACGCTCTCGGTGGCCACGCGCCGTCGTGCGGCGCGGTCCTGA
- a CDS encoding class C sortase — MALLVVLGSGMLLYPSAASWFSAVNQAEVTEAYQADLRRAAPAEVAAHLRRAKRYNAALTSGALLEAGSRKPSGSGAPRDPSLDYDSILDINGSGVMGHVVIPGIDVDLPIYHGTSDEVLRQGAGHLEGSHLPVGGRGTLAVIAAHRGLPEATMFDDLDQVEVGDRFVVDVFGTAIAYRVRSTQVVEADETEALRPVPGKDLVTLVTCTPLGVNSHRILVTGERVGEVPQDAVPGDGPRAAVGFPWWLLGAGVALTVAVVHAWPRRRDSATGQA; from the coding sequence GTGGCGCTGCTCGTCGTGCTGGGCAGCGGGATGCTGCTCTACCCGAGCGCAGCGAGCTGGTTCAGCGCCGTCAACCAGGCCGAGGTCACCGAGGCCTACCAGGCGGACCTGCGCCGCGCCGCGCCGGCGGAGGTGGCCGCGCACCTCCGCCGGGCCAAGCGCTACAACGCCGCCCTGACCAGCGGCGCCCTCCTCGAGGCGGGGTCCCGCAAGCCGTCCGGCAGCGGCGCTCCCCGCGACCCCTCCCTCGACTACGACTCGATCCTCGACATCAACGGCTCCGGTGTGATGGGCCACGTGGTCATCCCCGGCATCGACGTCGACCTGCCGATCTACCACGGCACCTCCGACGAGGTGCTGCGCCAGGGAGCCGGCCACCTCGAGGGCTCGCACCTGCCGGTCGGCGGACGCGGCACGCTCGCGGTCATCGCGGCCCACCGCGGGTTGCCGGAGGCCACGATGTTCGACGACCTCGACCAGGTCGAGGTCGGCGACCGGTTCGTCGTCGACGTCTTCGGCACCGCGATCGCCTACCGGGTCAGGAGCACCCAGGTCGTCGAGGCGGACGAGACCGAGGCGCTGCGACCGGTGCCCGGCAAGGACCTGGTCACGCTCGTGACCTGCACCCCGCTCGGCGTCAACAGCCACCGGATCCTGGTGACCGGCGAACGCGTCGGCGAGGTGCCCCAGGACGCTGTCCCGGGCGACGGGCCCCGCGCCGCGGTGGGCTTCCCGTGGTGGCTGCTCGGCGCGGGCGTCGCCCTCACCGTGGCCGTCGTCCACGCCTGGCCGCGCCGACGCGATTCCGCCACCGGGCAGGCGTGA
- a CDS encoding APC family permease: MAEPHAPDRSVGTLGLTFVAVGGVVGSGLLFAPLFAAQQAGPAAILAWPVAGLMFTVIALVYAEISAMLPVVGGLGLLPTFSHGQGVGIAIGWVAWVGYVTAAPIETQAMLEYASNERAFDWLFVAEASASGQSALSLPGLGAAAVVLVAFTALNAFGVALFTRVNTALTWVKLVIPVVIALALLTRFSTAPIRETGFAPEGMVGVLSAVTTGGVAFAFLGFRHALDLAGEAKRPQRTIPVALVGGIAICTVLFTVLQLGFIGATDPADLDRGWAGLGRGGANGPLAALLSGLGMAVLARVVVADAVLGPFGAGLVSTASTGRLAVAVAQNGLFPRALSVFSRHGVPLRAMLLNLAAGLVLLVAFRDGWSELLAFNSGAIVLSMCLGPVTVLALRRQVPDRRRPFRLHGVSVLARVAFVAISLVIYWTGWETMSKLTIPIGLGVAVLAWRAVRDPQLRRSLSLRSLVWLGPYYAGLLVLTFAGRFGGGREWLPLGVDMVVVAAFALVLFEWGVRSALPASAAAAAVAAVPEDRS; encoded by the coding sequence ATGGCTGAGCCGCACGCTCCCGATCGCTCGGTGGGCACCCTCGGGTTGACCTTCGTCGCGGTCGGCGGCGTGGTCGGGTCCGGCTTGCTGTTCGCCCCGCTGTTCGCGGCGCAGCAGGCCGGGCCTGCCGCCATCCTCGCGTGGCCGGTCGCGGGCCTGATGTTCACCGTGATCGCGCTGGTGTACGCCGAGATCTCCGCGATGCTGCCGGTGGTCGGCGGTCTCGGGCTGCTGCCCACCTTCAGCCACGGGCAGGGGGTGGGGATCGCGATCGGGTGGGTGGCCTGGGTCGGCTACGTGACCGCCGCACCGATCGAGACCCAGGCCATGCTGGAGTACGCCAGCAACGAGCGGGCCTTCGACTGGCTCTTCGTGGCCGAGGCGTCCGCGAGCGGACAGAGCGCCCTGAGCCTGCCGGGGCTGGGGGCCGCGGCCGTGGTCCTCGTCGCGTTCACGGCGCTCAACGCCTTCGGCGTGGCGCTCTTCACCAGGGTCAACACCGCGCTGACCTGGGTGAAGCTCGTCATCCCGGTGGTCATCGCCCTCGCGCTGCTCACCCGGTTCTCCACCGCGCCGATCCGCGAGACGGGGTTCGCTCCCGAGGGGATGGTCGGGGTGCTGAGCGCCGTCACCACCGGCGGCGTCGCCTTCGCGTTCCTGGGGTTCCGGCATGCGCTCGACCTCGCCGGCGAGGCGAAGCGGCCGCAGCGGACCATCCCGGTCGCGCTGGTCGGGGGCATCGCGATCTGCACCGTGCTGTTCACCGTCCTCCAGCTCGGCTTCATCGGCGCGACCGACCCCGCCGACCTCGATCGCGGGTGGGCCGGCCTGGGCCGCGGCGGCGCGAACGGCCCGCTCGCCGCCCTGCTGTCGGGCCTCGGCATGGCGGTGCTCGCCCGCGTCGTCGTGGCGGACGCCGTGCTCGGGCCGTTCGGCGCGGGACTGGTCTCCACCGCCTCCACCGGCCGGCTCGCGGTGGCGGTCGCCCAGAACGGCCTCTTCCCCCGCGCCCTCTCGGTCTTCTCGCGCCACGGCGTCCCGCTGCGGGCGATGCTGCTGAACCTCGCAGCCGGGCTGGTGCTGCTGGTCGCCTTCCGCGACGGCTGGTCGGAGCTGCTCGCCTTCAACTCCGGCGCCATCGTGCTGTCGATGTGCCTCGGCCCGGTCACCGTCCTCGCCCTGCGCCGCCAGGTCCCCGACCGCCGGCGGCCGTTCCGGCTGCACGGGGTGTCGGTGCTGGCGCGGGTCGCCTTCGTCGCGATCAGCCTGGTCATCTACTGGACCGGGTGGGAGACGATGAGCAAGCTGACCATCCCGATCGGTCTCGGCGTCGCGGTGCTGGCGTGGCGCGCCGTCCGCGACCCGCAGCTGCGCCGCTCCCTGAGCCTGCGCTCGCTCGTCTGGCTGGGCCCCTACTACGCGGGGCTGCTCGTGCTGACGTTCGCCGGCAGGTTCGGCGGCGGGCGCGAGTGGCTGCCCCTCGGGGTCGACATGGTCGTGGTGGCCGCGTTCGCGCTGGTGCTGTTCGAGTGGGGCGTGCGCTCGGCCCTGCCCGCGTCGGCGGCGGCGGCGGCGGTCGCCGCCGTCCCGGAGGACCGGTCCTGA
- a CDS encoding GNAT family N-acetyltransferase, with product MTWETHPLTPDRFEDFADVVNRTRRAHHCWCLSHRLRAGEIEQLGGGSREQAMRTLCERDHPPGVVTYRDGEPVGWCNIGPRAEITRLASSRLIRPIDDLPVWSIVCVVVRPGHRRQGVTAPLLEGAVAYAATHGAPAVEAHPVDPPDRMDLTMAFVGTKSMFDRAGFGVVGATDAVASGMPRLIMRRYLS from the coding sequence ATGACGTGGGAGACGCATCCCCTGACCCCGGACCGCTTCGAGGACTTCGCCGACGTCGTCAACCGCACTCGACGCGCCCACCACTGCTGGTGCCTGTCCCACAGGCTGCGGGCTGGTGAGATCGAGCAACTGGGTGGCGGAAGCCGGGAGCAGGCCATGCGGACTCTCTGCGAGCGTGACCATCCGCCCGGGGTCGTGACCTACCGCGATGGCGAGCCCGTGGGATGGTGCAACATCGGGCCCCGCGCCGAGATCACTCGCCTGGCCAGCTCGCGCCTCATCCGGCCCATCGACGACCTCCCCGTGTGGAGCATCGTGTGCGTCGTGGTTCGCCCGGGCCACCGTCGACAAGGCGTGACAGCACCACTGCTCGAAGGTGCGGTCGCCTACGCCGCCACGCACGGCGCTCCTGCCGTGGAGGCGCACCCGGTCGACCCGCCGGACCGGATGGACCTCACCATGGCGTTCGTCGGAACGAAGTCGATGTTCGACCGTGCCGGATTCGGCGTCGTGGGTGCCACCGACGCCGTCGCGAGCGGAATGCCGCGCCTGATCATGCGGCGATATCTCAGCTGA
- a CDS encoding alpha/beta hydrolase family protein, producing the protein MIKMLLGAALTTALVGTALSGTSQASPPEVRAEPAGPPGSKDAGRWQVEPLSGDRYVVRWTSPKSLPMTSDRPTIRGAGLSFGPATVRDDGRTIEAVVVSASVPDPAMLDVALSGDHLEESLPARSFRAPLDDPTLKGLPSTLPLPAPDPGVAGPHATSTSDYELPRLKVPGLLEPIEMVGHVVEPVADADTGNRPLVLFIPGRHAVCYDPDDPEAVSTRWPCTGRFDEVPTHLGHHYLQQVLASQGHTTVSVGFNGVNAQDDALGDGGADARARVVLRHLDHWVGLARDRQVDLDQVILVGHSRGGEGASRAATRIPLSAPYRVAGQVLLAPTNFATNTAPYVPTVTVLPSCDGDVADLQGQGYTDTSRDVMTDDTSLKSSVLVMGANHNFFNTEWTPGVSAAPSVDDWGGPADQPCGRRTPERLTAPEQRAVGTVYVAGAVGLFTGQVEYLPLFDGSAATTPSVGDADVRSHAIGGGRDVRRPGIEATPTTSSGSARARLCTGRVSSGQVRIEDCLQRARAVTPHWVAYGDRTPRRMFWEMTWSRSGAVAGLRFDQPLDLDSARLEMRTIVAPGIAAELRVRITDGAGDSDTLPPVGGSSLPPLMAAGSASKMWAQSVLVDASAARGVDLSDIRSVELVGGAGGGRLWVADLAAAPLTLASVPAIRAPQVHLGELTIAEGDPSGDRPTMRTARVPFAITGTVTRPGRLLVVTDGLQPVSKQRFTVEIAPGQTTGSIPVRYRVDRLDSGPAGASYMAVWPLLGLATDDYLGNLVVRDDDPTPAVRLHLTRRVQEGQPIVMTARLVESVGYAWRVTLEFVGGSGPRALRGTDLRRPWLRRQGITGDLDRPLSRLGFSLTGSAPGGRRTIRIEIPTRRDRAAEPPERVAIAYSDSIGGRPPRTSTVVVRDRR; encoded by the coding sequence GTGATCAAGATGCTCCTGGGCGCGGCCCTGACGACTGCCCTGGTCGGAACCGCCCTGTCGGGGACGTCTCAGGCATCGCCGCCAGAGGTCCGCGCGGAGCCCGCGGGGCCTCCTGGCTCGAAGGATGCCGGTCGCTGGCAGGTCGAGCCGCTGTCGGGGGATCGGTACGTCGTTCGGTGGACGTCGCCGAAGAGTCTCCCGATGACCTCTGATCGACCGACGATCCGTGGCGCAGGGTTGTCGTTCGGGCCTGCGACCGTACGCGACGACGGCCGGACGATCGAGGCGGTCGTGGTCAGTGCGTCGGTGCCCGATCCGGCCATGCTCGACGTCGCTCTGTCGGGCGACCATCTCGAGGAGTCACTTCCCGCCCGCTCCTTCCGCGCTCCTCTCGACGATCCCACTCTGAAGGGTCTGCCATCCACCCTCCCGCTGCCGGCACCTGACCCGGGCGTCGCTGGACCGCACGCCACGTCGACGAGTGACTACGAGTTGCCGCGGCTGAAGGTTCCGGGCCTGCTCGAGCCGATCGAGATGGTCGGACACGTCGTCGAGCCCGTGGCTGACGCCGACACCGGCAACCGGCCGCTCGTCCTCTTCATCCCCGGGCGCCACGCGGTCTGCTATGACCCGGACGACCCTGAGGCAGTCTCGACCCGGTGGCCGTGCACCGGTCGGTTCGACGAGGTCCCGACCCACCTCGGTCACCACTACCTGCAGCAGGTGCTCGCATCGCAGGGTCACACGACGGTGTCCGTGGGCTTCAACGGCGTGAATGCACAGGACGACGCGCTCGGCGATGGCGGCGCCGACGCCCGGGCCCGGGTCGTCCTGCGTCACCTCGACCACTGGGTCGGGCTCGCCCGCGACCGGCAGGTCGACCTGGACCAGGTGATCCTGGTCGGTCACAGCCGCGGCGGCGAGGGGGCCAGCCGCGCCGCGACACGGATACCGCTCTCCGCGCCGTACCGCGTCGCCGGGCAAGTGCTTCTCGCGCCGACCAACTTCGCCACGAACACCGCGCCCTACGTGCCGACCGTGACCGTCCTGCCCTCCTGCGACGGGGATGTCGCCGACCTCCAGGGACAGGGGTACACCGATACATCCCGCGACGTCATGACCGACGACACCTCTCTGAAGAGCTCGGTCCTGGTCATGGGTGCCAATCACAACTTCTTCAACACCGAGTGGACCCCGGGCGTCTCCGCGGCACCGTCCGTCGACGACTGGGGTGGACCGGCAGACCAGCCGTGCGGACGCCGGACTCCCGAGCGTTTGACCGCTCCCGAGCAGCGCGCCGTCGGCACGGTCTACGTCGCCGGTGCCGTCGGTCTCTTCACGGGTCAGGTGGAGTACCTCCCGCTCTTCGACGGCTCGGCCGCCACGACCCCGTCCGTTGGCGACGCCGACGTCCGATCGCATGCGATCGGCGGGGGCCGTGACGTGCGACGGCCGGGGATCGAGGCGACACCGACGACGTCCTCCGGGAGTGCCAGGGCTCGCCTGTGCACGGGACGAGTCAGCAGTGGCCAGGTCCGGATCGAGGACTGCCTGCAGCGGGCCCGTGCCGTCACCCCGCACTGGGTCGCGTACGGCGACAGGACTCCTCGCCGCATGTTCTGGGAGATGACCTGGTCCCGGTCCGGCGCCGTCGCGGGACTGCGATTCGATCAGCCGCTGGACCTCGACTCCGCACGACTGGAGATGCGCACCATCGTCGCCCCCGGGATCGCCGCCGAGCTGCGGGTCCGGATCACCGACGGTGCCGGCGACAGCGACACCCTCCCTCCCGTGGGGGGAAGCAGTCTGCCTCCGCTCATGGCAGCCGGGAGTGCCTCCAAGATGTGGGCACAGTCAGTCCTGGTCGACGCGAGCGCGGCACGCGGGGTCGACCTCAGTGACATCCGCTCGGTCGAGCTCGTCGGCGGCGCCGGCGGGGGCAGACTCTGGGTGGCGGACCTCGCCGCGGCGCCGCTCACCCTCGCGTCCGTGCCGGCGATCCGGGCACCCCAGGTCCATCTCGGCGAGCTCACCATCGCCGAGGGAGATCCGAGCGGCGACCGACCGACGATGCGGACTGCTCGGGTGCCCTTCGCCATCACCGGCACGGTCACCCGGCCCGGGCGGCTGCTCGTGGTCACCGACGGACTACAGCCCGTGAGCAAACAACGCTTCACCGTCGAGATCGCACCCGGTCAGACCACGGGCTCGATTCCGGTCCGCTACCGCGTGGACCGGCTCGACTCGGGGCCTGCCGGCGCGTCGTACATGGCCGTGTGGCCGTTGCTGGGGCTGGCCACCGACGACTATCTCGGGAATCTCGTGGTCCGCGACGATGACCCCACGCCGGCGGTACGACTCCACCTGACCCGCAGGGTGCAGGAAGGGCAACCGATCGTGATGACGGCCCGTCTCGTCGAGTCCGTCGGCTACGCCTGGCGAGTCACCCTCGAGTTCGTCGGCGGTTCCGGCCCGCGCGCGCTTCGAGGCACCGACCTGCGGCGCCCCTGGCTCCGCCGCCAGGGCATCACCGGCGACCTCGACCGCCCTCTGTCCCGTCTCGGATTCTCACTGACGGGCTCCGCCCCTGGAGGCCGAAGGACGATCCGGATCGAGATCCCCACACGCCGGGACCGAGCAGCCGAGCCGCCCGAGCGGGTCGCTATCGCCTACTCCGACAGCATCGGCGGGAGGCCTCCGCGCACCAGCACCGTGGTCGTTCGCGATCGAAGGTGA
- a CDS encoding (4Fe-4S)-binding protein: MTRRTYAGPIIDVSFDADVCWHAAECVRGMPEVFDVSKRPWIDPTRADTEDSAQALRRVVGRCPSGALGIIESGTGRLSSA, from the coding sequence ATGACCCGAAGGACATATGCAGGGCCCATCATCGACGTCTCGTTCGACGCGGACGTCTGCTGGCACGCCGCCGAGTGTGTCCGGGGCATGCCGGAGGTCTTCGACGTGTCCAAGCGCCCCTGGATCGATCCCACCCGGGCCGACACAGAGGACTCCGCCCAGGCCTTGCGGCGCGTCGTGGGGCGGTGCCCATCCGGTGCGCTCGGCATCATCGAGTCCGGAACCGGACGACTGTCATCCGCGTAG
- a CDS encoding UPF0182 family protein: MSELFDQDPRDPAPPTRNGRSRALVITAVVLVLAFFGLTTFASIYTDRLWFVDTGYGGVFSTLLWTRIGLFLVFAVVMAAVVAVTMVVAFRTRPLFHPNSPEQTGLDRYREAVTPIRTALVIGTALVLGVFAGTSAVGQWRTYLLWRNGTDFDREDAQFGRDIGFFVFDLPWLHFLVDYAMAVLVVALIAAAVVHYLYGGIRLQSPGDRLTGAAQAQLSVLLGLFVLAKAADYWLDRFDLAYQSGNLITGVTYADANAVLPAKNILMGIAVICAVLFFLNVWRRTWMLPSVGVALLALSAILLGMIWPAVVQQFQVKPSEADKEADYIARNIAATRAAYDLEEVEPMDYSSDTTVGADASAALEGQTATVPLVDPELVQQTFEQNQQGRVYYSVADVLDVDRYELDGEERALVLGARELDQAGLNDSDKNWSNLHTVYTHGNGIIAAYANQRGGDNGTPATDIQWAEGNQTNPDGSAQDDLTRAVDGYESRIYFGEQSPEYSVVGKADEDDSSVELGLAGATEDEEQTTTYDGAGGVPIGSTFRQLMYAIKFGEPNFLLSGRVHSGSEVIYDRTPRERVEKVAPWLTIDEDAYPAIVDGKVLWVLDGYTTTDRYPGAERESYETMTNDALQQTTGLQTLPTDEINYMRNAVKVTVDAYDGTVDIYEWDEEDPILQAWKGAFPDVVQEREAIPDSLLEHLRYPEDLFKVQRYQYARYHVTDAGDWYQGNDRWEVPEDPNPASRGDLQAPHRLFIDQPSAEGETAEDVWSLTSVFVPYGKNNLASFVSVNSDATSEDYGKISVLELQDQNTRGPGLIANEFSNDDEVRDALLPFQSGQSPPLFGNLLTVPVTDGLMYVEPVYAVRQGSTAGYPILRFVLVSIGENIGIGTTLTDAIGDALDPDGTATEVIEDPEDEPTDEPADPPSDPPAGEETVRSLLAQADEAFAAAEQALEDDDLGEYQDQVTLAQGFIDRAIELSGVDPSAAPAGEDEPATEE; this comes from the coding sequence GTGAGCGAGCTCTTCGACCAGGACCCGCGCGACCCCGCGCCCCCGACCCGGAACGGGCGCTCCCGTGCGCTCGTCATCACGGCGGTGGTCCTCGTCCTGGCGTTCTTCGGCCTGACGACGTTCGCGTCGATCTACACCGACCGGCTCTGGTTCGTCGACACCGGGTACGGCGGGGTCTTCTCCACGCTGCTGTGGACGCGGATCGGGCTGTTCCTCGTCTTCGCGGTGGTGATGGCGGCCGTCGTCGCCGTCACCATGGTCGTCGCGTTCCGCACCCGGCCGCTGTTCCACCCGAACTCGCCCGAGCAGACCGGGCTGGACCGCTACCGCGAGGCGGTCACGCCGATCCGCACCGCCCTGGTCATCGGCACCGCTCTGGTCCTCGGTGTCTTCGCCGGCACGTCCGCCGTCGGCCAGTGGCGCACCTACCTGCTGTGGCGCAACGGCACCGACTTCGACCGCGAGGACGCCCAGTTCGGGCGCGACATCGGGTTCTTCGTCTTCGACCTGCCCTGGCTGCACTTCCTGGTCGACTACGCGATGGCGGTGCTCGTCGTCGCGCTGATCGCCGCCGCCGTCGTGCACTACCTGTACGGCGGGATCCGCTTGCAGTCGCCCGGCGACCGGCTCACCGGCGCCGCGCAGGCGCAGCTCTCGGTGCTGCTCGGCCTGTTCGTGCTGGCGAAGGCGGCCGACTACTGGCTGGACCGCTTCGACCTCGCCTACCAGTCCGGCAACCTGATCACCGGCGTCACGTACGCCGACGCGAACGCCGTGCTCCCGGCCAAGAACATCCTGATGGGCATCGCGGTGATCTGCGCGGTGCTGTTCTTCCTCAACGTGTGGCGCCGCACCTGGATGCTCCCGTCGGTCGGCGTCGCGCTGCTGGCCCTGTCGGCGATCCTGCTCGGCATGATCTGGCCCGCCGTGGTCCAGCAGTTCCAGGTCAAGCCGTCGGAGGCCGACAAGGAGGCCGACTACATCGCGCGCAACATCGCCGCGACGCGGGCGGCGTACGACCTCGAGGAGGTCGAGCCGATGGACTACTCGAGCGACACCACCGTCGGCGCGGACGCCAGCGCCGCGCTGGAGGGCCAGACCGCCACCGTGCCCCTCGTGGACCCGGAGCTGGTCCAGCAGACCTTCGAGCAGAACCAGCAGGGCCGCGTCTACTACTCCGTCGCGGACGTGCTCGACGTGGACCGCTACGAGCTCGACGGCGAGGAGCGCGCCCTGGTGCTCGGCGCGCGCGAGCTCGACCAGGCCGGCCTCAACGACAGCGACAAGAACTGGTCGAACCTGCACACCGTCTACACCCACGGCAACGGCATCATCGCCGCCTACGCCAACCAGCGCGGCGGCGACAACGGCACCCCCGCCACCGACATCCAGTGGGCCGAGGGCAACCAGACCAACCCCGACGGCTCGGCGCAGGACGACCTCACCCGGGCGGTCGACGGCTACGAGAGCCGGATCTACTTCGGCGAGCAGAGCCCCGAGTACTCCGTGGTGGGCAAGGCCGACGAGGACGACTCCAGCGTCGAGCTCGGTCTCGCCGGCGCCACCGAGGACGAGGAGCAGACCACGACGTACGACGGTGCCGGAGGCGTGCCGATCGGCTCGACCTTCCGCCAGCTGATGTACGCCATCAAGTTCGGCGAGCCGAACTTCCTGCTCTCGGGTCGTGTGCACAGTGGCAGCGAGGTGATCTACGACCGCACGCCGCGCGAGCGCGTTGAGAAGGTCGCCCCGTGGCTGACGATCGACGAGGACGCCTACCCGGCCATCGTGGACGGCAAGGTGCTCTGGGTCCTCGACGGCTACACCACCACCGACCGCTACCCCGGGGCGGAGCGCGAGTCCTACGAGACGATGACGAACGACGCGCTCCAGCAGACGACGGGGCTGCAGACCCTGCCGACCGACGAGATCAACTACATGCGCAACGCGGTCAAGGTGACCGTGGACGCCTACGACGGCACCGTCGACATCTACGAGTGGGACGAGGAGGACCCGATCCTCCAGGCCTGGAAGGGCGCGTTCCCCGACGTCGTGCAGGAGCGCGAGGCGATCCCGGACTCGCTGCTCGAGCACCTGCGCTACCCCGAGGACCTGTTCAAGGTGCAGCGCTACCAGTACGCCCGCTACCACGTCACCGACGCCGGCGACTGGTACCAGGGCAACGACCGCTGGGAGGTCCCCGAGGACCCGAACCCGGCCAGCAGGGGCGACCTCCAGGCGCCGCACCGGCTCTTCATCGACCAGCCGTCCGCCGAGGGTGAGACCGCCGAGGACGTCTGGTCCCTGACGTCGGTCTTCGTGCCGTACGGCAAGAACAACCTCGCGTCGTTCGTGTCGGTCAACTCCGATGCGACCTCGGAGGACTACGGCAAGATCTCGGTCCTCGAGCTCCAGGACCAGAACACCCGCGGTCCCGGCCTGATTGCCAACGAGTTCAGCAACGACGACGAGGTGCGCGACGCGCTGCTCCCGTTCCAGTCGGGACAGTCGCCACCGCTCTTCGGCAACCTGCTCACGGTCCCCGTGACCGACGGGCTGATGTACGTCGAGCCGGTGTACGCCGTCCGGCAGGGCTCCACGGCCGGCTACCCGATCCTGCGGTTCGTGCTGGTCTCGATCGGCGAGAACATCGGCATCGGGACCACGCTCACCGACGCGATCGGCGACGCCCTCGACCCCGACGGCACCGCGACCGAGGTCATCGAGGACCCCGAGGACGAGCCGACGGACGAGCCTGCGGACCCGCCGTCCGATCCGCCGGCGGGGGAGGAGACCGTCCGGTCGCTGCTCGCGCAGGCCGACGAGGCCTTCGCCGCCGCGGAGCAGGCCCTGGAGGACGACGACCTCGGCGAGTACCAGGACCAGGTGACCCTCGCCCAGGGGTTCATCGACCGGGCCATCGAGCTCTCCGGCGTGGACCCCTCGGCCGCCCCGGCGGGCGAGGACGAGCCGGCGACGGAGGAGTGA